AACATAATATAATCACATTCGAAAAAACATacgtacatttttttttagatctcTTCCAAATTGGAGTTTACCAACATCAAATGCATTTCCCACGATCCCGAGTTTTCCGACTTTGAATATTGCCATCTAAAGTCGGTGAATCGGAGCTATAAATACTTATCCGTTAAAGTGAAACTTTATAAAATTCCCATCACCAAAATTAAAGTGTGTATAAAAATGAAGCCgacataatttttgtttataaaaaaaagtatgttTTTTTAGATAAACTTTGCATTGTTCAAAAGATCTAATGGATATAAGCCTCTTCTGTACAACATTACTGCGGATGCCTGTAGATATCTGAAAAATCCTAAATCTAACCCAGTGCTGACATATATGTACGGATTTTTCAAAGCACACTCCAACATGAATCATTGTTGCCCTTTCGATGTGAgtccataatttaattttagtaacTGAGAGTCCTATCATTTTTTATCCTAGCACGACCTCATTGTGGATAAACTTACTACCGACTTCTTTAATACGCGTTTAACGGAGTTGTTACCATTTCCTGAGGGCGAAATACTCTTTAAATCGCACTGGTTTGCCTATGATATTCTGCGAGCATCGGCaagcatttattttacattatcttGATTGATTAGAACTTAGAAAAaagtgttaaatatatttgaagttaaataaatccatttatgtatatatctaAGCTGCAGCTATTATTATTTCACTACCTTTGGTtacaaaaagttttaggtaattaggggttcgccaaaatattttcaattgatCAATTTAATGTTATCTGATTAACCACAAAATTATGTTAATGTTCTTTTGATATCAAACACACAAatctaaattttgtttaattgcgTGTAAATAGTTTCCTTCACTCAATTACACTTTTTAGTTGGCTTcgttttcgatttgtttttatttagttttgcaaaaaaaacttttaaaaaccctttttaaataaataaataactgttTTTTCCGTGCTCTGTTTTCGCTTAAcatttaatgggaaattatcaatatttctgtagttaaattttacaatttttggcTCTAATtgctaatttgaatttaattcccGTACATAATTGCTTTATTAAGTTAATGGAGAAAACAAATGAAGTCAGGCTGGTAAAAAATGTACAACTCGGATCACTAatgcaatatttttcaaataagaAAGACATCAAGCCGGTAGAACCCAATTTATTGAATTGTTTAACATTTGGTTttaacaacaaattaaaattctattttttaagatGGCCTCGAATTATATTCTTTTATGCTTGTTGATACTTTATTCAGTGGAAAAGGTAATCtcatttttaaggaaaatataatCATTTAACAAGGTATCGTTATAGATTACTTCTAAGATGGAGTTCACTAACATAAAGTGCACAACTTTGGATAAGGATTTTGACGACTTTGAGTACTGCCGTCTGAAGTCCGTAAACCgtacttttaaatatatatcgcTCAGAGTGAATCTATATAAGGTCCCTATCACCAAAGTCAAGGtatggtttaaaaaatatacactaaaaacatgaaataagTTCTCTTTTAAGGTTAACTTTGCACTGCTCAAGAGATTCAGTGGATACAAGCCGTTTCTTTATAACATTACTGTGGATGCCTGCAAAGTTCTTAAACATCCGAAGTCAAGTCcagtttttggatttttccaCAGTCTTTTTCGGGATTATTCCAACATGAATCACACCTGCCCCTTTGATGTCTGTAAAATATAATCCAATTGTGactttattttagaaatattttatttacagcaCGATCTTATTGTGGACAAGCTTTCCGCCGAGTTTATAAATACACAGTTCACAAAAGTTTTGCCATTTCCCCTCGGAGATTACCAATTTCATTCAAGCTGGATAGCAGATGATATAAATCGAGCGGAAGTTCGGGTCTACGGCACTCTTTCTtaataaactgttcgtaacaAGTATTGACCCAAAATccactatattttatttctgaaaaatgtatttatacgGGGGAATCCCAAACTAagttctaaaatattaaatggacTATGATATTAATACTTATAATTAGATttgtgaattttaataataaccaCTCTATCTTTCTTGAAATGTGAAATATGTATTCCaggtcaaatattttatagtttatcCAATGGAAGAtcaaacacaaataaaacatGCGAAAtgtggtataaatatacacattaCAAAAGGAGAatagtttttcaattattcACTGATAAGGAggctaatttttatttaatgatcATAGTCATTTGTAGATAgactaaattgaaaatatacttataaataGCAGTGAGCTAGAATAtagttattaatatatattgaaaaattaaCTGTGCATCATTGTTGTATACAATGCCTTCCCGATTTCGTCTTGTTGAACTCATTGTTCTcctgtatttaattaaaaaggtaagaaaatattataataaagaacattaatatttaaataatattttagatcACAGCTACAGTGGAGTTAACCAACATTATTTGCACTTCCTTGGACCCTAAGTTCGCTGACTTTGAGTATTGTTACCTTAAATCTATGAATCGTACCTATAAATACATGTCTTTAAAGGTTAACTTGTTTAAGAAGCCCATAACCAAAGCAAAGGTGTGTATTTAATAGATAATATTACGAATGTGTATGGTCTCAACAAGAATCCTTTTAGGTAAACGCAGAATTACTAAAAAGATTCAGTGGCTATAAGCCATATCTCTATAACGTGACCGTAGACGCCTGTCGATTTCTGAAGAACACAAAATCTAATCCCATTGCAGCATATTTGTATGGTTTCTTCAAGAATCACTCCAATATGAACCATTCATGCCCATTTAATGTAAGTAtacaaatgttatttaaagttattacAAAAGTTAAATATCCTATTTCCAGCAAGATATAGTGGTTGAAAAACTTTCCATCAACGCAATCAACACCCATGTAACCGAGGTTCTGCCCTTTCCCACAGGAGACTACCTCTTTCAAACGAATTGGATAGCCTATGATATTAATCGCGCCAATGTCAAAGTATATTTTTCACTTTACTAAGTATTTAACGTCTTCTAAAATGAGATGTAAGTAAAAGAGAACCAACTAAGaggctaaataaaatatgcacgtgtaatgtatttaaattgctaAATCATAACTTTATGCAGGATCTATTAATAGTTTCGTTAGAccgtgaaaaattaaaataacattattatgAAATTAGATACACAATCTGATTTATTGGGTTCTGAATCTGTTAATGAGTTTTGAgggattttattattaatctaATAGTTTTAGTTTAGGCCAGTGTTTAGTAGACTCCCCAAAAGCCAGTATGTGCAAATATCTAAAACTAAACCAAATTGTTTTGATCCTATATTTGGTCAAGGAAGTAAGCCTagtcaaataaattataacaacACACTTAGATTTCCCTTTAAAGATATCTTCGTCGGTCGAATTTACTAATGTCAAGTGCACCTCCTGGGATAAGAAATTTGATGAATTCGAGTATTGCCATCTAAAGTCGGTTAATCGCAGCTTTAAGTACCTTTCGCTTAAAGTTAACTTATACAAAGTGCCCATCACCAAAATAAAGGTTTGTTattcacaaaattaaaacaaattaagcatAATGTGTAAAACTCTATATTATTTTCaggttaatttttctttgcTGAAGCGCTATAATGGCTACAAGCCTTTTCTCTATAATATCACGGTAGATGCATGCAAATTCCTTAAACACCCCAAGTCGAACCCGATTTTTGGCTTCTTTCACGggctttttaaaaatcactccaacaTGAACCATTCTTGCCCCTTCGATGTAAGTTTAGTCATTACTAAATTATCtactaataacattttttttataattttcagcATGATATTATAGTTGATAAACTGCCCACGAGCTTTTGGAATCAACAAATAACCGGAGCACTTAACTTTCCACATGGTGATTACCTTTTCCATTCGGACTGGTATGCCTATGGAATTAATCGAGCGACTGTTGACTTTTTTTACACACTCTCatgatatttctaaaaaattattcaatgaGGTTTATTCTTAGGCTAAGAAGTATTGCGTCGGTTACAAAGTTTAACATAAACTATTCTCTAGACCTATGATATCCGGTTAACTCTAATTATTTACAATGTACTTTGGATCGAAGCGAATGGGGGAAGACTTTTTAGTCCCTTGGTGTAATCTTAACCCTTAGGCCATCCTTGGGTCGCAGGATGAGTTCGCCCAGCAAAGTGAGATCCTCGCGCCGATCGACGGCCTCGATCTTGTATTTCCTCAAAACTGTGGAAATCACGGCCTTCTCCTCCAGAAtggcaaacttctgaccaatgCAATTGCGAGGTCCTGCGCTGAAAGGAATGTAGGCGAAGGGATGGCGACCGGCGCAGTTTTCCGGCAGGAAGTTGTCCGGATTGAACTGTTCCGGCTTGGGGAAAACCCGAGGATTGCGGTGAAGAGCGTAAGTCATGATGATAGCTTGGGTTCCAGCGGGAACCACTTTTCCACCTGTGAGAAAATTGCTTTATTTAGCATTTCATAGATTTTTGAACTCAATAAAATCCTTACCAATATTTACATCCTCGCCCACCATCCTGGCCATCATGGGCACACTGGGAAACAGGCGCAGCGAGTCCTTGATGCAGCACTCCAGGTATCGCATATCCAACAGATTCTTCATGGTGGCCGGTGTCTCCTTGTCGTCACCAAAGATCGCGTCCAGTTCCTCCACCACCTGCTCCTGATATTCCGGATGGCAGCCCAGCAGGAATAGAGTCCAGGAAATAGCAGCCGAAGTGGTATCATGACCCTCGAACATAAAAGTGTCCACCTCCTCGCGAATGTCCTCCTAAAAAAAgggtataatttttaaaaattagaaaaatactagaaaaaATCTCTTATTATTCAATAACTTACATTGGAAAGCACTGTTCCCTCCTTAGAAGCATCGATCAGCAGATCCAGGAAGGCCAGACGCTTCTTCTTGCCCAGATCATCATAGCCATCGGGctcattattattgttgttattattgttctCTTCGAGAATTTTCAACTCTGCTTTGCGTTCGCGGATCACCATGTTGGAAAATCCGTGCAGAGTGTTTATGTAGCTCTGGTGGAGCTTGTAGTCTGCAGTCAGACTGAAAATCAAGTCGCTCTGCAGCCAAATCTTCGACTGACGACTCTGAACAATCGAACCAATGCTaaggaaataattaaataaattggttaaaagtaaatataaaaatgtataattataattttagaattattatAAAGTGTAAAATAGGCAATGAAAAATTCCCTTAAATTTCCCAATGGTTTTTAATGAAGTTCAAGTTTTCTATTTTACTACatgggaatgggaaatggaaaagtgtTGCGTTAAATTGAAAGTTAGTCAACTGTTCAATGGGTGAGTTCTATGAGGCGTGGCTGGTAGAACGAGAGAAGTGTGGGCCGATGCTGTCTGTTATCAGCTTGGAAGCACTTCAAGCATCCCATTGACATCTTAATCTCGCATATTTTGCGCTTGGATGCACCGCCACCACCCACTGGCTCACGCACTGGGTGAAAATGGATGAAATGGagggaaaatgggggaaatGGGTTCGGGCGGTGGCGGAAGCACATGTGTATCTAAAGGGTGTCCCTTTCCCTGACAGCTGTTCTGACACCTCTCGATATTAAACTGCTGCCACAATGCTGATAACTCTTCGCAAAATGAGGAAGAGTTGCGTCTGCTATTGATGTTATTATTCCCAGTGGTCGCCTGGTTttatgatatattttattagtgCAGACAGATAGGAAAATTATTGTACTGCGTTATGCAGCATTATCGGAAAACAATAGGGTATCAATTTTCATAATTACACCCGATACTCGTAGAGTTAGAGGGTATTTTGGATGTCCGTCCGTATAAAGGTTGAGATCTCGGAGATCTAGTCGAGACATAAGCCGTAAACGGTAATAAGCATACTTTCAGGctgctcaaaaataatgatcgTCAATTGATTATGGCGCCGaattgcaatttatttaaaactcatTTTAATAGTGGAAATTGGTTTAAATCGGTTGGAAATTTTTTGGAAGGACATCGTCCATGGCGGTCATATCGACTGGCTGTATATCGACTAAATATTCaagcttttatatttttcttacagtatttatgaattaatatgaaaacaaTACGAATTTATGGCTCTAAATAACCAGtaatttgctttaattttaattaatatcacATTTCCATTAAGTCAATTTTTATCAGAGGCCAGAAAGTGTTCCATTTTCTAACCAATTTATAACTCAAAACATTTGTGAACCAATCGTACAAGCAGAAAGGAAATGGCTTTGATTTAGCTAATAACAATATCCATAtattttgatcaaaaaataatagaagcATAAATAGTATTTCTTTGGCAATAATTTTATATGTAGCATTTATGAATGTAATTGAAACCGTAACAGAAAATCTTTCACACTTAACGGCTTGCCGAACAAGATGAAAAGCCAATTGCTTTAAGTGATTATGAGTAATTTGCCTCAATTTGGATATCAATGGAAACAAATAGATTTTTCGTGATGCAGGAAATTTGTTCAATTTTATCACATTTTGGTATTAATAAATCTGAGACATGCAAACTTCGCATCTTGCTTTCGAGTAATTGACAATTTCTTACCCGTAGACCGCCTTCACATACTCCGATTCACTATTGCTCTGGGCATAAATTCTGCGACCCATGGCGGTTTCTGTGAATTAAATGACGTATACGTCGTAATTAGCCACGAATAATGTTATCCGAGATCTGGACACTATACCCGATCTCCAGCGGCATTGACACTCACCACAAACAATGTCCAAAGTGCAGAG
This portion of the Drosophila takahashii strain IR98-3 E-12201 chromosome 3R, DtakHiC1v2, whole genome shotgun sequence genome encodes:
- the LOC108056937 gene encoding uncharacterized protein; its protein translation is MRFGYIHLFQVVLILYSFTTISSKLEFTNIKCISHDPEFSDFEYCHLKSVNRSYKYLSVKVKLYKIPITKIKINFALFKRSNGYKPLLYNITADACRYLKNPKSNPVLTYMYGFFKAHSNMNHCCPFDHDLIVDKLTTDFFNTRLTELLPFPEGEILFKSHWFAYDILRASASIYFTLS
- the LOC108056939 gene encoding uncharacterized protein, which encodes MEFTNIKCTTLDKDFDDFEYCRLKSVNRTFKYISLRVNLYKVPITKVKVNFALLKRFSGYKPFLYNITVDACKVLKHPKSSPVFGFFHSLFRDYSNMNHTCPFDHDLIVDKLSAEFINTQFTKVLPFPLGDYQFHSSWIADDINRAEVRVYGTLS
- the LOC108056926 gene encoding uncharacterized protein, whose protein sequence is MPSRFRLVELIVLLYLIKKITATVELTNIICTSLDPKFADFEYCYLKSMNRTYKYMSLKVNLFKKPITKAKVNAELLKRFSGYKPYLYNVTVDACRFLKNTKSNPIAAYLYGFFKNHSNMNHSCPFNQDIVVEKLSINAINTHVTEVLPFPTGDYLFQTNWIAYDINRANVKVYFSLY
- the LOC108056952 gene encoding uncharacterized protein, whose translation is MCKYLKLNQIVLILYLVKEISSSVEFTNVKCTSWDKKFDEFEYCHLKSVNRSFKYLSLKVNLYKVPITKIKVNFSLLKRYNGYKPFLYNITVDACKFLKHPKSNPIFGFFHGLFKNHSNMNHSCPFDHDIIVDKLPTSFWNQQITGALNFPHGDYLFHSDWYAYGINRATVDFFYTLS
- the Cyp4c3 gene encoding cytochrome P450 4c3, coding for MSSKVITSLMAESILLSKVGQVISGYSPITVFLIGSIVIFLVVYNKRRSRLVKYIEKIPGPAAMPFLGNAIEMNVDHDELFNRVIGMQKLWGTRIGINRVWQGTAPRVLLFEPETVEPILNSQKFVNKSSDYDYLHPWLGEGLLTSTDRKWHSRRKILTPAFHFKILDDFIDVFNEQSAVLARKLAVEVGSEAFNLFPYVTLCTLDIVCETAMGRRIYAQSNSESEYVKAVYGIGSIVQSRQSKIWLQSDLIFSLTADYKLHQSYINTLHGFSNMVIRERKAELKILEENNNNNNNNEPDGYDDLGKKKRLAFLDLLIDASKEGTVLSNEDIREEVDTFMFEGHDTTSAAISWTLFLLGCHPEYQEQVVEELDAIFGDDKETPATMKNLLDMRYLECCIKDSLRLFPSVPMMARMVGEDVNIGGKVVPAGTQAIIMTYALHRNPRVFPKPEQFNPDNFLPENCAGRHPFAYIPFSAGPRNCIGQKFAILEEKAVISTVLRKYKIEAVDRREDLTLLGELILRPKDGLRVKITPRD